GAAACTCGAGCCAATCACGGTTTGCAGCAAGGTGGAGTCGGCGGTGAAGCGGGATATCACCTCACCGGTTCTAAGCTTCGCATAAAAGGCGGGCGGCAGGGTCAGGAGGTTATCGTACACCCGGGCGCGAATATCATTGCTTACCCGCTCTCCAAGCCAGCTCATCAAATAAAAGCGGCAAAACACGGCACTGGAGCTGATGGCAGCTATGCCCACCAACAGCCACACCAGTTGATTGAGGCGCGCAGCGTCTCCGGCCACAAAGCCTTCGTCGACAATCAGCTTTACCCCCTGCCCCAGCGCAAGCCAGGCCAGCGAGCCAATCAACAAACAAATGAGCGCTGTGATTACCCTGAGTTTATAGGGGCGTAAAAAACTGCCCAACCAGGCAACGACATTGCCCTGCGAGGCCGTCGTTGCCTGGTTGTTGGTGGCCAAGGTGTCCGGCACTGGCGGCTCCCGGGAAGATAAGAGAAGGTTTGGCTGTGAATATGTGGGCGCGGCGGATAAAAAACAACCTCAGGCTTAGTTGATCGCGTAAAACCCAGGGGCAGGCCAGAGCGTGTCGCAGCCGACGTCCAGCCTCGTTGGCAAAAGCCGCGCAAGCATCTACCGGGATTTGGTTTTGTCTGCCCAAGGTGTTAGATTCGGCAAAACTGCGGGCAAGGATGTCGATGTGATTAAATATCTGTTTGCTTTACTTATACTTTTGGCTTTTAGTGCCAAGGGCTATCACCCCAAAGAGGCCCACGAGCCCCTCACCACACTCGCCGTTGATGCCATGGCCCAATGCGGCATTAATCTGAGTGAGTCGACCCGTTTACAGTTGATGCAGGGCAACCTTGCCATGGATGAAGGCGCTGGCAAGCTGCCAAAGGAACTGATGAACACATCCTTTGCCAAGGCGGTGTTTCCCATGACCAAGCGAATTCATAACTGGCATTTTTATCATCCCGATAAAACCGCTGACGCTCAGCGGCTGGCGGGGAAGACCGATATGTCCATGGCACGGCTGTGGCAGGCGGCGCAGGCCGGGCTTGAGCAGGCACCCGCTGAGCACAAGGCCTATTATCTGGGCGCCATTATTCATCTTATTCAGGATGTCACTGTGCCAGCCCATGCGGTGCCCGTGTACCACGGCCCCAAAATCATTGCCTGGCAGCGGGAGTTTGCGCCGCTGGTGAATTACCTGGGTTTCGGATTTCGCGGCATTTTTGTTATCCATGACCCGGTGGACGACTGGCCGGTGAACTCAACCGGCGCTGAACAGCCAATTGCAGCCATTCCCTGCCCCGAGCTTCACGCAGCTTCAAGCAATCTTTCAGCAAACTTCGATGCCTTAAGGACTCGGGTAGCCAGACAAACCCTTACCGCGCTGGATAACCCCATTCCAGGCTGCGCCGCCCCCTGGCGGCTCTTTTGGCGTGAAGATTTGGGCCACAGATACTTCGCCGGTTACACGCAGGGCATCAAACCCTTTGGCAGGGCCAACAGCCTCAGCGGCGAAGGCATAAGTATCGATGGCAGGCCTTGCGAACCCGATTATCAGGGCTTTGTCGAGACCAGGCACAGGGCTGCAATAGAAGCCACCATGGCGGCGCTGCAGCTGAGCCAGTTGGGTGTGGTCAGCCCAGTCCCCACCGAGGCTCAATGATTGACTAACTCATCAGGATTTCCAGGGCATCGGCAAGCCGACTGACCACAGGCGTATACCCTGGCTGAGGCTTGCGGCAGAGCAGGCGCTCTTCAAACCGGTAAAGCAGCCCGCTTGCGCTGTAACCCAGCCAGGGAAGTGGCTCCGACTCCCAGCGGCGCAGATGCTCACTCACGGCGCCCCGGTACGCCCATGGCATACCAGCGAGCTCACCCTCTGGCCGGGCAATCAGCTCGGCCAGGGTTTCGCCAAAGAGCATGCTGGCGCCCACGCCTTCGCCGCCATAGCCGCCCACAAAAGCAAGCCCCGCAGCTTCATCGAAGAGTGCATGGGGCCTAAACGCCC
This portion of the Shewanella amazonensis SB2B genome encodes:
- a CDS encoding phospholipase C/P1 nuclease family protein, giving the protein MIKYLFALLILLAFSAKGYHPKEAHEPLTTLAVDAMAQCGINLSESTRLQLMQGNLAMDEGAGKLPKELMNTSFAKAVFPMTKRIHNWHFYHPDKTADAQRLAGKTDMSMARLWQAAQAGLEQAPAEHKAYYLGAIIHLIQDVTVPAHAVPVYHGPKIIAWQREFAPLVNYLGFGFRGIFVIHDPVDDWPVNSTGAEQPIAAIPCPELHAASSNLSANFDALRTRVARQTLTALDNPIPGCAAPWRLFWREDLGHRYFAGYTQGIKPFGRANSLSGEGISIDGRPCEPDYQGFVETRHRAAIEATMAALQLSQLGVVSPVPTEAQ